The proteins below come from a single Cryptococcus gattii WM276 chromosome D, complete sequence genomic window:
- a CDS encoding uncharacterized protein (Similar to TIGR gene model, INSD accession AAW46473.1), giving the protein MVLPNIKFTRPLTITNVVTLGALASFFFSILYYALSPSPLLPFNTLSPSNPEPNKPNGTPREAYVTFLSNEDPYYFASARLLVFALQHDPLTADPSRPVIVLTTPSVPASYSRKLEAEGAIVIEKPLITSLPMVQTNPRWKDVYTKLWIFNLTSYDRLVYYDADHLVLRPVDSIWEAENSWPESGLAALGSGDGGYVEDSDYFLAGFFIAIPKEEIMDGLLAEKDYDPVFPEQNLMNKYFSRDGPRPWAPLDPIIHEKCWQGWVERRLAELFYERLGRMEGYWLAKELNGTIPTPDPYG; this is encoded by the exons ATGGTCCTTCCCAATATCAAATTCACGCGACCTCTGACCATCACTAACGTCGTTACCCTCGGGGCTTTAgcctctttcttcttctcaatTCTCTATTACGCCTTATCACCTTCCCCCCTTCTGCCATTCAACACACTTAGTCCTTCTAATCCCGAGCCAAATAAACCCAATGGGACACCTCGCGAGGCGTATGTGACTTTTCTGTCCAACGAAGACCCATATTACTTTGCATCTGCCCGACTTCTCGTGTTCGCTCTCCAACACGATCCTCTGACCGCCGACCCATCCCGACCTGTCATCGTCCTCACCACACCTAGCGTACCAGCCTCATACTCTCGAAAGCTTGAAGCCGAGGGGGCCATTGTGATCGAGAAGCCCCTCATAACATCTCTGCCCATGGTGCAGACGAACCCCCGCTGGAAAGACGTCTACACAAAACTTTGGATCTTCAATCTGACTTCCTACGATCGGTTGGTCTACTATGACGCAGATCACCTTGTTCTTCGGCCAGTCGACTCTATCTGGGAAGCCGAGAACAGCTGGCCTGAGAGCGGTCTGGCTGCTCTGGGAAGCGGTGATGGAGGCTATGTCGAGGATTCAGATTACTTTTTGGCAGGATTCTTCATTGCCATTCCCAAGGAGGAAATCATGGATGGACTATTAGCTGAGAAAGACTATGACCCAGTCTTTCCTGAGCAAAACCTCATGAACAAGTATTTCAGCAGGGATGGACCTAGGCCATGGGCTCCCTTGGATCCAAT AATCCATGAAAAGTGCTGGCAAGGATGGGTCGAAAGGAGGCTTGCAGAACTCTTTTATGAACGTCTCGGCCGTATGGAAGGATATTGGCTAGCCAAAGAGCTCAATGGGACTATCCCGACTCCTGACCCTTATGGCTGA
- a CDS encoding uncharacterized protein (Similar to TIGR gene model, INSD accession AAW46472.1), protein MIIPQNALDRLRASSSELSELSSEENKAPKTPKATGKKRARPGEDKTAGQTKPKAKKVKANGEPGEATKKAKGANSNKPTKKSVKGGKGATPAETDPLDATALAVSAILHEDSDLSDIESDIERTKKQASLKVAPKKKGIKVAKEPKEKNGKNANGKANNQTKAAGKIKDKAPKGASKDAQGGKEKLQKKTEETKSKDAQKPKPKAKKPEVIPEPPIFEKVVTRLGHEEAEQRMALREFLWRFRQILSIPERSLPALDDFDRPITESNVRLISGALLDMIKDELEASKDEDDEDLKETLFNFREELRYYADLPRFVSIFQSLSEPLSLKLPQAPFDRRAEANEAALRSLFDLGDDQRAPAWATELSVPSRRGASRMPQPSEVVRMLLALVERTLTTPKIKNNMEAFALETQVRKEHANLLKKEQTAWENQKQKFQEERLLCKTAAETKANVSQTTRETREHNLRLAQYNTNMRAGISQTSLRFEPLGTDLDGRIYYALSHRPIENDMKAPIGWGTGILIWGPAVAGKVAEDDNLPHSIERWSHFGKSKDVKPLIKWLEWRYKKAVESAKPNGTATVTLDDASSNDTVAQHTSQLASHVRSQKQVRHEKDDDASSASSGLTPPPTSSREEMMILINPPNYTPSAETLEDRGKSLTSRLGEVAEWLEVLEWKGLGEP, encoded by the exons ATGATCATCCCCCAAAATGCCCTTGATAGATTGCGAGCGAGTAGTTCTGAGCTGAGCGAACTATCATCCGAGGAGAACAAAGCGCCCAAGACGCCAAAAGCCACTGGCAAGAAGCGAGCAAGGCCAGGAGAGGACAAAACGGCTGGTCAGACCAAGCCGAAGGCGAAAAAAGTCAAGGCAAATGGCGAGCCCGGAGAAGCGACAAAGAAAGCAAAAGGTGC TAACTCCAATAAGCCAACAAAAAAGAGCGTCAAGGGAGGAAAGGGAGCTACTCCAGCGGAGACAGATCCTCTGGATGCTACAGCTTTAGCAGTCTCAGCAATCCTGCATGAAGATTCAGATCTCTCCGATATTGAATCCGACATTGAACGTACGAAAAAGCAGGCTAGCTTGAAAGTTGCTCCGAAGAAAAAAGGGATCAAGGTCGCGAAAGAGCCAAAGGAGAAAAATGGGAAAAACGCGAACGGAAAGGCCAATAATCAGACGAAGGCGGCTGGTAAGATAAAGGACAAGGCTCCTAAAGGTGCTTCGAAGGACGCGCAAGGGGGTAAAGAAAAGCTGCAAAAGAAGACCGAAGAAACCAAATCCAAAGATGCTCAAAAGCCCAAACCTAAAGCGAAAAAACCTGAGGTCATCCCGGAACCTCCTATTTTTGAGAAAGTGGTCACACGATTAGGACATGAAGAGGCTGAACAACGTATGGCG CTACGCGAATTCCTTTGGCGGTTTAGACAGATTTTATCTATCCCTGAACGTTCATTACCGGCTCTTGACGACTTTGATCGCCCTATTACCGAATCAAATGTTAGGTTAATATCAGGAGCTCTGCTGGATATGATCAAGGATGAACTGGAGGCGTCgaaggatgaagacgatgaggat TTGAAGGAGACATTGTTCAATTTCCGCGAAGAGTTGCGATATTATGCCGATCTCCCTCGATTTGTGTCCATATTCCAAAGTTTGAGTGAACCCCTCAGCCTTAAACTCCCGCAAGCACCATTTGATCGGAGAGCTGAGGCAAACGAGGCCGCTTTGCGGTCCCTTTTTGACCTGGGGGATGACCAGCGCGCGCCTGCATGGGCAACCGAGCTTTCTGTCCCTTCTCGCCGAGGTGCTTCCCGGATGCCTCAGCCATCTGAAGTCGTGAGAATGCTGTTAGCATTGGTGGAACGAACTCTTACCACGCCAAAAATTAAAAACAATATGGAGGCATTTGCCTTGGAGACGCAAGTGAGGAAAGAGCACGCGAATcttttgaagaaggagcaAACGGCGTGGGAGAATCAGAAACAGAAGTTCCAGGAAGAACGACTCTTGTGCAAGACAGCAGCGGAGACCAAAGCCAATGTTTCTCAG ACCACGAGAGAGACTCGCGAACACAATTTACGGTTAGCCCAGTACAATACGAATATGCGCGCTGGAATCAGCCAAACGTCTCTGCGGTTCGAACCTTTGGGCACTGATCTTGATGGCCGCATATATTATGCTTTGAGTCACCGTCCAATTGAGAACGATATGAAAGCTCCCATTGGATGGGGCACTGGCATACTTATTTGGGGACCGGCGGTTGCAGGCAAAGTTGCCGAAGATGACAACCTGCCTCACTCAATAGAGAGGTGGAGCCACTTTGGCAAGTCCAAAGATGTCAAGCCTCTTATTAAATGGCTGGAATGGAGGTATAAGAAGGCCGTCGAGTCTGCTAAACCCAACGGTACTGCAACGGTAACACTTGATGATGCCTCATCCAATGACACGGTAGCTCAACATACAAGTCAGCTTGCTAGCCATGTGCGTTCGCAAAAGCAAGTCCGCCATGAAAAGGATGATGACGCGTCGAGTGCGTCTTCTGGACTTACACCTCCCCCAACGTCCTCTCGAGAAGAAATGATGATCCTTATAAACCCTCCCAATTACACTCCAAGTGCCGAGACATTGGAAGATAGAGGCAAGAGCTTGACAAGCAGATTGGGAGAAGTTGCGGAATGGCTTGAAGTCTTGGAGTGGAAGGGTCTTGGGGAGCCTTAG
- a CDS encoding Hypothetical Protein (Similar to TIGR gene model, INSD accession AAW46471.1), which translates to MESSDPPPVFAPTISSSPASSPILFDTFLLLLLRLVYFFISRKFLHSTINPTLRDISQPETILPSTVSIPTADSSRRGGVASVNETEYYEETDDTGFTPVSSYPGSPAPISLTLASSNNGSRRDDNPGYSSSSLPSYPSQGENTIELQAVGQKLKDASSGVSRKVLQLSHGKRSGAGTKRVKKATRGLHRASRILFSVCFAEGCNLISLVIFHAIGVLNARSRQVNFSVSLHFILALILVVVPLVQCLLFTYRSRDSSSTSTTPSQSSSLSFTSRLLISLIPFTLYMFLFTRIPPYITAVPVNFQVIPTPSVDMDDPSSTASTIDEAIVQWSTSGPEGWEQGGWLAPSLGRVVVLGVVILGSLSGFGAVRSAWNFFEHRRAGSHTLTDNDLLQAERSLYRVRQDLMSKKDEINRYVVPSGESSSGWMGRIFGGENNQTAALEAELRGLETMEMQVSRSLKAMKARKRRQDFGHTFRGQIYNILGYVFAVYCAARLLMCLPSLFFAPHTAEQESGEIPIEGKGNTNGDWISFFLALAISKLPRDFADIDVPTWSRGISLILTGVLILSSLTQVMRSLSKILRLTSKTVGAGFLLLSLGQLFATYVISLLIQLRTSLPPTLPESDPFSNHGNYTGMDYDDQSSIDLSQRDDSLLSTLPDFRVFGRLFDIMFLLAAATTALYRYIVLKVASADDIGDIYT; encoded by the exons ATGGAATCCTCAGATCCCCCGCCTGTTTTCGCCCCTACCATTAGCTCCTCTCCCGCCTCTTCCCCAATCCTTTTCGACactttcctcctccttcttcttaGGCTCGTATACTTTTTTATATCCCGCAAGTTTTTGCACTCTACAATCAATCCTACTCTCCGCGACATTTCGCAGCCAGAGACAATCCTCCCATCCACCGTATCAATACCGACTGCGGACAGTTCGCGTCGCGGCGGGGTCGCGTCTGTAAACGAAACCGAGTATTACGAGGAGACAGATGACACTGGTTTTACGCCTGTCTCTTCATACCCAGGTTCTCCAGCACCTATAAGCTTGACCCTTGCATCGTCAAACAACGGCTCTAGACGAGACGATAATCCCGGTTATTCATCTTCAAGTCTCCCTTCGTATCCCTCTCAAGGGGAGAATACCATTGAGCTCCAAGCAGTCGGGCAAAAGCTCAAGGATGCAAGCTCTGGTGTTAGCAGGAAGGTACTCCAATTGAGCCATGGCAAAAGATCTGGAGCCGGGACCAAGAgggtgaagaaggcgaCGCGAGGGTTGCATCGAGCTTCAAGGATCTTATTCTCGGTGTGTTTCGCAGAGGGTTGCAACTTGATCAGCTTGGTCATATTCCATGCGATAGGCGTTTTAAATGCTAG ATCTCGCCAGGTCAACTTTTCAGTCTCGCTCCATTTCATCCTCGCATTGATCCTTGTTGTTGTCCCGCTGGTCCAATGTCTCTTGTTCACGTATCGATCTCGAG ATTCATCATCTACTTCAACCACTCCTTCTCAATCATCGTCGCTCTCGTTCACCTCACGCTTGCTCATATCCCTCATCCCATTTACGCTTTACAtgttcctcttcacccGTATCCCGCCTTACATAACCGCTGTACCTGTAAACTTTCAGGTTATCCCAACACCGTCCGTGGACATGGATGACCCATCATCTACCGCTTCTACAATTGATGAGGCTATCGTCCAGTGGTCGACATCTGGGCCTGAGGGGTGGGAGCAAGGAGGTTGGTTAGCTCCTAGTTTGGGCAGGGTCGTCGTTCTCGGCGTAGTCATTTTGGGAAGTTTATCCGGCTTTGGTGCTGTTCGCTCAGCTTGGAACTTTTTCGAGCACCGACGAGCGGGAAGTCACACCCTCACGGACAACGACCTCCTCCAGGCCGAGCGATCACTCTATAGGGTCCGGCAGGATCTGATGTCGAAAAAGGACGAGATTAATCGGTACGTTGTCCCGAGCGGAGAAAGTTCGAGTGGCTGGATGGGAAGGATATTCGGGGGTGAAAACAATCAAA CTGCAGCACTTGAGGCCGAATTGAGAGGTTTGGAAACTATGGAGATGCAAGTATCAAGGTCACTCAAGGCGATGAAGGCTCGAAAG AGGCGACAAGATTTCGGGCATACATTCCGCGGACAAATATATAATATTTTAGGCTACGTCTTTGCTGTCTATTGTGCTGCTCGTCTCCTTATG TGTCTGCCATCACTCTTTTTTGCACCGCACACTGCTGAACAAGAATCAGGAGAGATCCCAATAGAAGGCAAGGGTAATACCAACGGTGACTGGATCTCATTCTTTTTGGCGCTTGCTATCAGCAAGTTACCGAGAGACTTTGCCGACATTGATGTGCCTACATGGAGTCGAGGGATTTCGTTGATCTTGACTGGTGTCTTGATCTTGTCGAGTCTGACTCAGGTGATGAGGAGTTTGAGCAAGATTTTGAGGTTGACGAGCAAGACGGTTGGAGCGGGTTTTTTATTGCTCAGTTTGGGACAGCTTTTT GCGACCTATGTCATTTCCCTACTTATCCAATTGCGAACTTCACTTCCACCGACGTTGCCCGAGTCGGACCCGTTTAGCAATCATGGCAATTACACTGGTATGGACTATGATGATCAGTCGTCTATTGATTTGTCGCAAAGAGACGATTCTTTGTTATCGACTCTACCTGATTTTAGAGTGTTTGGGCGGCTTTTTGATATCATGTTCTTGCTCGCTGCGGCTACTACTGCACTCTATCGATACATTGTGTTGAAAGTAGCTAGCGCAGATGATATTGGCGATATTTATACATAG
- a CDS encoding uncharacterized protein (Similar to TIGR gene model, INSD accession AAW46470.1), giving the protein MLTPCRAPEHWVVVELCDEIRIDALEIAVWEFFSGVVREVQVSVGGEDDDGHGDGADGGAAGRGHMWRQVGSFVGKNVRGPQTFTLSQPTAFHRFIRLDFPSYYGSEYYCPVSSLKVYGMNQMEAFKWEQKQLHHSREKEMFREEEQVRTANETQEREKKERERDERDKQQQREKELDELEKLLHEQAGRLVPELLADAFEEATPVASTTVPTEPTLISKSEDERDDSSLPPTNDSSSSTTSSTPVYTRPRSDSSESIYAFIVRRLNALEGNSSLVARYMEEQAKVMRSMLKRVEVGWDEWKGEWEDEDRGRWQQERMRQEDRLGRVLSQLEQQRIAFDAERKSIETQLRVLADQLGYERRRGIAQLIIMVIIILLGAASRSSTINAILTPLVTEARRRQSDYYHRKNRSGPLAGLHIDMGAGRPPAVIGQARPRSPRSPSAHTHTHTQTQTPTHRRVPSSTPTPRLKTSLSRTGSAYTSLKRRGVGVVPQVSIPVSIPVPSYYRSIPSSEFTSSPPNPASLASPPLVNVWTPRTRGSVRLSPPPPPPPPPTATRKAARSAHLHMMETGDRIRPGERINQDVGPSPNPNPSPNPNPKKTAPTITSLLLDLENGGMNAKRRRRLRSVLNSVDQTRKDDDDYDDDDDDEGEKAGAGDTSQGEWGTDFDTEPSSAAASQSPSPSGSASEVEDQVRDDTDTNEEMDGDTEQRVREKI; this is encoded by the exons ATGCTCACCCCCTGCAGGGCCCCCGAGCACTGGGTCGTCGTCGAGCTCTGCGACGAGATCCGCATAGACGCCCTCGAGATCGCCGTCTGGGAGTTCTTCAGCGGTGTCGTCCGCGAGGTGCAGGTCAGCGTCGGCGGCGAGGACGACGACGGGCACGGAGACGGCGCGGACGGTGGCGCAGCAGGCAGAGGACACATGTGGAGGCAGGTCGGGTCGTTTGTCGGCAAAAACGTCCGCGGCCCACAGACATTCACGCTCTCGCAGCCCACCGCGTTCCACCGTTTCATCCGTCTCGATTTCCCCTCGTACTATGGCTCGGAGTACTATTGCCCTGTATCCTCCCTCAAGGTGTACGGTATGAACCAGATGGAAGCGTTTAAATGGGAACAGAAACAGCTGCACCACAGCCGAGAAAAGGAGATGTTccgagaagaagaacaggTGCGGACGGCAAACGAGACGCaggagagggaaaagaaggagagggagagggatgAGCGGGATAAGCAACAGCAGCGGGAGAAAGAGTTGGATGAGCTGGAAAAGCTTTTGCATGAGCAAGCCGGGAGGCTTGTGCCGGAACTCTTGGCCGATGCCTTCGAGGAGGCCACGCCAGTGGCCTCTACCACCGTACCCACCGAGCCAACTTTAATCTCCAAGAGCGAAGATGAACGTGACGATTCGAGTTTACCACCCACGAACGACTCGTCATCCTCTACAACCTCATCCACCCCAGTATACACCCGACCTCGCTCCGACTCATCCGAATCCATCTACGCATTCATCGTCCGCCGACTCAATGCTCTAGAAGGCAACTCTTCCCTCGTTGCACGCTATATGGAAGAACAAGCCAAAGTCATGCGATCGATGCTCAAGCGCGTAGAAGTCGGGTGGGACGAATGGAAGGGTGAGtgggaagatgaagatCGTGGAAGATGGCAGCAAGAG CGGATGAGGCAAGAAGATCGCCTGGGACGCGTCCTTTCCCAGCTGGAACAACAACGCATCGCATTCGACGCCGAACGCAAATCCATCGAAACGCAACTCCGCGTCCTCGCCGACCAACTCGGCTACGAACGCCGCCGCGGGATCGCCCAGCTCATCATCATggtcatcatcatcctcctcggCGCCGCCAGCCGCAGCAGCACAATCAACGCCATCCTCACACCGCTCGTGACGGAAGCGAGGCGTCGCCAAAGTGATTATTATCATCGGAAAAACAGATCGGGGCCGTTGGCTGGGTTACATATCGATATGGGCGCCGGCAGACCACCCGCCGTTATCGGTCAAGCTCGTCCCAGATCGCCCAGATCGCCCAGTGCCCACACCCACACCCACACCCAGACACAGACACCAACGCACCGCCGTGTACCATCCTCCACACCCACCCCGCGCTTGAAAACATCCCTCTCCCGCACCGGATCAGCCTACACATCCCTCAAACGCCGGGGTGTCGGTGTCGTACCCCAAGTATCCATCCCCGTATCCATTCCCGTCCCATCGTATTACCGCTCCATTCCTTCTTCCGAATTCACCTCTTCCCCACCCAATCCCGCGTCGTTGGCGTCACCGCCTTTGGTCAATGTGTGGACGCCGAGGACACGCGGGTCGGTACGGCTTTCTCCACCCCCAccccctcctccacctccaaCTGCGACACGTAAAGCAGCAAGGAGTGCCCATTTACACATGATGGAAACGGGCGATCGCATACGACCGGGAGAACGAATCAATCAAGACGTCGGCCCCAGCCCCAACCCGAACCCCAGCCCGAACCCCAACCCCAAGAAAACAGCGCCAACGATCACATCGCTATTGCTGGATCTAGAGAATGGGGGTATGAACGCAAAACGTCGACGACGATTGCGATCCGTGTTGAACAGTGTGGATCAAACACgaaaggatgatgatgattatgatgatgatgatgatgatgaggggGAAAAGGCGGGCGCTGGAGATACGAGTCAAGGAGAGTGGGGGACAGATTTTGATACAGAGCCATCGTCCGCCGCGGCGTCGCAGTCGCCGTCGCCATCGGGGTCGGCGTCAGAAGTCGAAGATCAAGTGAGGGATGATACGGATACAAAcgaagagatggatgggGATACAGAACAGCGTGTGCGAGAAAAGATATAG